In Lapillicoccus jejuensis, the DNA window TGCCGACGACCCGCGCCCCCTCGTCGACCCCCGCCCCCTCCACGCGCGCCGAGCGCCGCGAGGAGGTCACCCGGCGGATCCTCGAGATCGGGCGCGACCACCTCGCCAAGGAGGGCGCGGCGGCCCTGTCGCTGCGGGCGGTGACGCGCGACCTCGGCATGGTCTCCAGCGCGGTCTACCGCTACGTCGCCAACCGCGACGACCTGCTCACCCTGCTCGTCGTCGACGCCTACACCGAGCTGGCCGACCACGTCGACGCCGCCCTCGCCCGGTCCCGGGGCGGGTTCGCGGCGCAGGTCCTCGTCCTCGCCGGGACGATGCGGTCCTGGGCCGTCGCCGAGCCCGCCCGGTGGGCGCTGCTCTACGGCTCACCCGTGCCCGGGTACGCCGCCCCACCCTCCACGGTCGAGGCGGGGACCCGCGTCATGGTCGTCCTCATGCACCTGCTCGACGAGGGGGTCGCCGCCGGCGAGGTACCGACGGGGGCCGGGGCGGTCGCCCTGCCGCGAGCGCTGGGTCGCGACCTCGCGGCCGTCCGCACCGAGGTGGGGCTGCAGCAGGCGGACGACGCCACGCTCGCCCGCGGCATCCTCCTGTGGACGACGCTCGTCGGTGCGGTGAGCCTGGAGGTGTTCGGTCAGCTCGGCGAGTCGACCTTCGCGCACCCGGACGTGCTCTTCGAGCACCAGGTGCGCCAGGCGCTGCGGGTCGTCACCGCCCCCTGAGGTCGTCGCCCCCGTCACCCCGGCCGTCACCCCGGCCGTCACCCCGGCCGTCACCCAGCCGGTCGCGGATCGTGCGGGTGTCCTCGGCGAGCCGCACCAGGGCGAGGACCGCCTCGATGAGGACGCGCGCGCCGATGACCGTCACGAGGGCGAGGACGCCGCCGACGACGAGGACGACGAGCGCGTAGGTGGCGTCGGTCAGCAGCGCCCCGACCAGCTCGGCCACCCAGGTCAGCCCGACCGCGACGATGACGACGAGGTAGGCCACCTTGGCCACCACCGGCGTGACGAACCGGTCGAACGAGGTGTCGAACAGGCTGGCCAGGAAGCCGGCCGTCCGCGGCGCGTGGTGCTGGCCGGGGGCGGGGGGCCAGGCCCCGTGCTGGACCCCGTGCTGGACCCCGTGCTGAACCCCGTGCTGAACCCCGTGCTGGACCCCGTGCTGCGGGCTCGGCTGACCACCCCACGGCGGGCTGGGGATCCCGGCACCGGACGGGTCGCCGTACGGCGCGCCGTAGGGGCTCGCGGGCGACGGGCCCGAGGGCGTGGCCGTGGGGTCGCCGTACGGCGAGCCGTAGGCGGCGGCCACCCCCTCGTAGCCGGTGCCCGAGCCCGACGAGGAGCCCGACGAGGAGCCCGAGGGTGAGGTCAGCGGGGTGGGCTCCGTCGACGGCGAGCCGTAGCTCCCGGTCGCCCAGGACCCGGGCTCGGGCTGCACGGGTACCTGCTCGGTCGGCGCGGCCGCCTCGCGGACCTCGTCCTCGTCCCGGGCGTAGGGGTTCTCGCTCATCGCTGCTCCTCGGGTTCCTCGTGCTGCTGGGGCGGGCTCAGGTGAGCCGGCGGAACCCGTCGGTGGTGTCCGCGGGTCCGGGGGTGAACGGGTGGACGGCCTCGGTCCAACGGATCCCGGCGCGGTCGAGGGCCTCGGTGACCGCCTCGAGGACGTGCCCGGTGACGGACGCCCCCTGGGGCTCACCCATGACGACCTCGAACTCGACGACGCCGACGACCGTGGTGGGCGCGGTGGCCGGGCCGGGGCGGGCGGCGTACCGGGTGTCGCCGGTCCCGGAGTGGACCCACGCCTGGGTCTCGCCCTCGCGGGGGGCCACCGGGTCGACGACGGCGACGGTCGCGACCGCCTCGGCGAGCAGCGACGCGAGCTCGCCCGGGCCGCCCTCGGCCGTGACGGTGCGCCCGATCGTCCGCAGCCGGCGGTCGGTGAGGGTCTGGGACAGCGAGTCGCCGGCGTCGCGGACCGCGCCGGCCGTGCCGCGGGCGACGTCCGCGGCGGTGCCCGCGGCCTGGCGGGCCGTGCCGGCGGCGGCCCGGGCCTGCTCGGCCGCGGTGCGGGCCTGCTCGCGCGCCGAGCGGGCGAGGTCCTGACGGTTCTCCTTGCGGCCGAGCCCGGCGAGCCCGCCCAGGGAGCGACGGACCGACGGCATGAGCAGCAGGGCGAGCGCCAGCAGGAGCAGGACGGCGTAGACCTTGTACACGGCGGGACCCTGCTTCTCGTCGACGAGCCGCTGGCTGGGGTGGATGGGCGGCTGGGGTGCCACCAGGCTAGACGAGGGGGCTGTCACCACCCCCGAGGTGAACGAGTTCCGTGATGCGGTACGTGCGCGGTGGTGGTTGACTCCCCACGTTCGACGTCCATCCCGTACGACGTCCATCGCCCCTGGGGGTTGTCGCATGACCCGATCCACCCGGCCCACCCCGGGCCGTCACCGGCGCCGCGCCCTCGCGCTCGCCGCCACCACCACCCTCGCCGGCTCCCTCGTCGGCGCGGTCGCCCTCGGCGCCACCCACGCCGACGCCGCGTCGACCAGCGCGTCGGCCGGCAGCACGGGCCCGACCGCCCGCGGCGCCGCCTTCGGTGCGGCCGCCCGCGAGTTCGGCGTCCCGCAGAGCGTCCTCGAGGCGGTGTCGTACAGCCAGACGCGCTGGGAGGGCCACGCCGGCCAGCACAGCACCGACGGCGGCTACGGCCCGATGAACCTCGTCGACGGCACCCTCTTCGCCGACGACGCCGCCGAGGGCAAGGACGGCACCGACGGGTCCACCCCCGGTGCGGTCCCCGGCGGCGTCGACACCCTCGGCAAGGCGGCCGCCCTGCTCGGTCTCCCGCGCCAGACGCTGCGCACCTCCGACGTCGCCAACATCCGCGGCGGCGCCGCGCTGCTGGCGCAGGAGCAGCGCGCGCTCGGGTTGCCGACCGGCGTCTCGAGCGACCCCGGTGCGTGGTACGCCGCCGTGGCCCACGCCGGCAGCGCCACGACGGCCGACGACGCGAGGGAGTTCGCCGACGACACCTTCGCGCAGCTGCAGGCCGGCTCGGCGCGCACGACGACCGACGGCCAGACCCTGGCCATGGCCGCCACCCGCGTCACCCCGCAGACCGCGCAGCTCTCCAGGCTCGGGCTGAGGGCCGCGGCCAAGCGCGACCCGAACCTCGAGTGCCCGGCGGGCCTGCCCTGCGAGTGGGACCCGGCGCCGTACGAGCAGTACGGCCCGGGCGCGGGCGACTACGGGAACCACGACCTCGCCCGCCGCGACGTCGGGTCACCGAAGATCACGACCATCGTCATCCACGACACCGAGGCCACGTGGGACACGACGCTGGGTCTCATCGCCGACCCGACGTACGTCTCCTGGCACTACTCGATCCGCTCCGAGGACGGCTACATCGCCCAGCACGTCCCGACGAAGGACGTCGCCTGGCACGCCGGCAACTGGTACGTCAACATGCACTCCATCGGCATCGAGCACGAGGGGTTCGCACCGCAGGGGGCGACCTGGTTCACCGAGCCGATGTACCGCAAGTCGGCCAAGCTCGTCGCCTACCTCACGCAGAAGTACGGCATCCCGGTCGACCGCGCGCACATCATCGGTCACGACCAGGTGCCGGGGACGACGCCGTCGACCGTCGCCGGGATGCACTGGGACCCGGGCCCCTACTGGGACTGGTCGCACTACTTCGACCTCATCGGCAAGCCGCTGAGCGACGTCGGCCCGAAGCCCAGCTCGCAGCTCGTGCGGATCCTGCCCGGCTTCAACCGCAACCAGCAGCCGGTCACCGGGTGCGACACCTCCGGCTCCGGCAACCCGTGCGACCCCCAGGGGACGAACTTCGTCTCCCTGCGCCAGTCGCCGAGCGACGCCGCCCCGCTGGTCAAGGACCTCGGCCTGCACCCCGACGGCTCCGCGTCGACGACCGACGTCGCCGACATGGGCGCGCGCGCGGCCGCCGGCACCGACTACGCCGTCGCCGGTCGCCAGGGCGACTGGACCGCCATCTGGTACCTCGGTGACATCGCCTGGTTCAAGAACCCGGTCAAGCGCCCCACCGCGGTCCCGGTCACCGGCTCGTACGTCGTCCCGAAGGCGGGCAACGCGTCGGTCCCGGTCTACGGGCGCGCCTACCCGGAGGCGTCGGCGTACCCCGCCGGCATCCTCGTGCAGACCGTGACGCCGCTGCAGTACACGATCAAGGCCGGCCAGCGGTACGCCCTGCTCGACGCCCACATCCCGACCGACTACTACCGCGCGAGCACCTTCGCCGGCACCCCGCCGACGGACCACGTGGACGTCATGGGCCAGGACGTCTACTACGAGATCGACCTCGGTCACCGCGTCGCCTACGTGCGCGCCGCCGACGTCGACATCGTCCAGGCCAAGTGAGGCGCTAGCCCCACTACGGCTCACGTACGACG includes these proteins:
- a CDS encoding TetR/AcrR family transcriptional regulator, whose amino-acid sequence is MPTTRAPSSTPAPSTRAERREEVTRRILEIGRDHLAKEGAAALSLRAVTRDLGMVSSAVYRYVANRDDLLTLLVVDAYTELADHVDAALARSRGGFAAQVLVLAGTMRSWAVAEPARWALLYGSPVPGYAAPPSTVEAGTRVMVVLMHLLDEGVAAGEVPTGAGAVALPRALGRDLAAVRTEVGLQQADDATLARGILLWTTLVGAVSLEVFGQLGESTFAHPDVLFEHQVRQALRVVTAP
- a CDS encoding DUF4282 domain-containing protein — protein: MSENPYARDEDEVREAAAPTEQVPVQPEPGSWATGSYGSPSTEPTPLTSPSGSSSGSSSGSGTGYEGVAAAYGSPYGDPTATPSGPSPASPYGAPYGDPSGAGIPSPPWGGQPSPQHGVQHGVQHGVQHGVQHGVQHGAWPPAPGQHHAPRTAGFLASLFDTSFDRFVTPVVAKVAYLVVIVAVGLTWVAELVGALLTDATYALVVLVVGGVLALVTVIGARVLIEAVLALVRLAEDTRTIRDRLGDGRGDGRGDGRGDGGDDLRGR
- a CDS encoding N-acetylmuramoyl-L-alanine amidase; this translates as MTRSTRPTPGRHRRRALALAATTTLAGSLVGAVALGATHADAASTSASAGSTGPTARGAAFGAAAREFGVPQSVLEAVSYSQTRWEGHAGQHSTDGGYGPMNLVDGTLFADDAAEGKDGTDGSTPGAVPGGVDTLGKAAALLGLPRQTLRTSDVANIRGGAALLAQEQRALGLPTGVSSDPGAWYAAVAHAGSATTADDAREFADDTFAQLQAGSARTTTDGQTLAMAATRVTPQTAQLSRLGLRAAAKRDPNLECPAGLPCEWDPAPYEQYGPGAGDYGNHDLARRDVGSPKITTIVIHDTEATWDTTLGLIADPTYVSWHYSIRSEDGYIAQHVPTKDVAWHAGNWYVNMHSIGIEHEGFAPQGATWFTEPMYRKSAKLVAYLTQKYGIPVDRAHIIGHDQVPGTTPSTVAGMHWDPGPYWDWSHYFDLIGKPLSDVGPKPSSQLVRILPGFNRNQQPVTGCDTSGSGNPCDPQGTNFVSLRQSPSDAAPLVKDLGLHPDGSASTTDVADMGARAAAGTDYAVAGRQGDWTAIWYLGDIAWFKNPVKRPTAVPVTGSYVVPKAGNASVPVYGRAYPEASAYPAGILVQTVTPLQYTIKAGQRYALLDAHIPTDYYRASTFAGTPPTDHVDVMGQDVYYEIDLGHRVAYVRAADVDIVQAK